GACTTCAAGGCGTCGAACGATGGCGCCACCCCTCCGGAGATCTTCAAGCACGCGGGGGAGCTCATCTACCGATTCCAGCTTCTGGGCGGTCCCATCGAGAAGTACAACTGACGGCTCTCGCGCGAGGAGCGCCAGCCCGTGACCCGTTTCTTCCAATTGCGCAACGACAAGGAAGCCAGGGCCCGTTTCAGCGGGGACTTCGATGCCGCGCACCCATGGGGGCTGCCAGGACTGAGGGACTGCCCAGGTTGTGGGGCCACCTGGTCCATCTCCGCTCAACACTATCCAGGCGTCGACCTGTCCCATTTCCCTGAACGCGGTCTATTCGAGGAGGCTCGCGCGGAGCCCTTCACGGAGTTCGTCCGCCTGCGTGAGTTGATTCGCCCACTGGCTCCTCTGGATGCAAGGCTTTCACCCGGCACCACCTTCGGTCCGTTGGTGGGCCGCGCCACCGGCCAGTTCGGGCCCTTCACCGGCTTGGAGGACTCGTTGATCCTCGTGCGCCGCGACGCCTTCGACAGCCTCCAGGCCGCCGGAGTGCGTGGGCTGCTGGGATGCAAGACGGAGTTGCGGTTCCGGCAGAAGACGCCCCCGGACATCCTCGAACTCCAGTTGGAACCCCGTGGCTTGCTGCACCCGGATTGCTTCCCGCCCGACCTGGCGCCCCCCTGTGCCACCTGCGGACGACTGGGACTCCGCCTCCCGGAGGACCCCATCCTCGATGGCGCCTCACTGCCCACGGACACGGACCTGTTCCGCCTGGGCAATTACAGCACCGTCCTCATCGGCACCGACCGTTTCAAGGACGCGGTGGAGCAGGGGGGATGGACCGGCATCTCCTTCCGTGAGCTTCCCGTCCACTGAACCTCACCCCTGCGGCGGGAAGGGGGGCGGCTCCACCACCACCTCCATCGGCAGGTGCTGCTTCTCCGCGATCCACTGGATCCACAGCTTGGGACGCGGCGGCGTGTCGGGGTGCTTGGGTCGCTCCAACCGGATGGACAGCCAGTTGCGGTCCCGCAGGTACAGCTCCTTGCCCACCGGCAAGAGCTCCGTCTGGAGGAAGCCCGGCAGGTCCTCCCGCGCATCCTGTGACATCGCGAGCATCCCCCTGAAGGCCAGCCATCCCGGCGGCGGATGCACGATGGGCGAGGACGTCGCCTGTTCGATGAACACCTCCCCCACCGTGCCCAGCGCCGGCACCAGGTGGTCCGGGTTGCGTGAACGCACGCGCGCCCTGGCCCCCACGTGCACGTCTCCCGACAACACCGTCACCGCGCAGTAGGACTTCCTCGCCAGCGAGAACAGGTTCATCAACAACCGCGTGCGCTCGCCGCGGTGCACCGCCGATTCCCACTGGTCCAGCAGGTCGTCCCGCAGGTCCCCGCTCATCCGCTCCATCGCCGGCCCGAAGCGCAGGTGCACCAGCGGCACCGACGACACCACCAGCACGTGCCGCGCCTTCTTCCCGTTCTCCGGCCGCTGACGGTGCTCCTCCCGCCAGGCGTCGAACGCATCCCACTGCGGCCGACTCATCACCGTGAACTCGGTCCGCGGATGCGCGCCCTTCTCGTCGAGCTTCCTGCTGGTCCTGCCGCTTCGCAGGTCCAGCATCACCACGTCCAGGTCGCAGTCCGCCGTGGAGAAACAATACGTCTGGAAATAGTGCCGGGTGCCTCGCGGATCCACGTCCAAGGCCTCGCGCCACATGGGCTTGACCACGCCCAGGTCGTCCGGCTCGCGCGCCATCCCCGGCTGGTCGAGCGTGCCTCTCTGGAAGGCCTCGAACGTCCGCGCCGCCGCGCTGTAGATGGCCCGGTACCAGTGCGACGCCTGAAGGTCCTCCTGTGAACCCCACCCGTCGAAGATGTCGTGGTCGTCCCACATGAAGAGCCCCGGCACCCGCTTCAGCAGCTCCGCGATGCCCTGGTCCCCGCCCCACCGCTCCCGGTAAAGCCATACATACTCCGTGAGCAGCTTCTCGCGGAGGCCCTCCGGGACCTGGGCCTTCAACCGCTCGGAGCGCCGCAGCTTCATGAACCCGTTGAGCAGGTCCATCGTGCCGTGGAGCGAGTCCGCGTAGAGCTGATCCCCCCCTCCCACGAGCAGCTGGAGACCCGGCGTCTTGTCCGGATCCGTCGGCTCCTCCTGGTGTTGCTTCAGCATCCGGTCCCAGAGCGCGAAGGGCTGCTCCAGGTCGCTCCAATCACTCGCACGGCTGGCGCCATTGCAGGAGAAGAACGCGATGTTCGGCGACACGCCCTTGGGGGGCACGACGATGTCCGACACCACCAGCGGCACCGACGGGTCGAGCGGCGGCGGCGAGGGCGGGTCGCCACGAGGGGGCGGACGCTCGAACGTCACCGGCACGCCGGGATGGTCCGGGGACTCGAAGTGATAGGTCAGCCGCTGGGCCGCCTCCGTGCGCGGCAGCACCACCTCCCAACGCCACACCACCCCCCGTGTGTCCTCGGGCAGGGCGGTGAAGTCCGCCGCGGGCCTCGCCTTCTCCTCGCCGTTCAGCGCCTTGACCGGCTGGCCCCTCGCGTCCCTGAAACACAGCGTCAGCGCCGGGGCCCGCGCGGCCGACGGGCTGTCCAGGAACAGGTTGACGAAGAAGCTCCACACATCGTGGGACCTCGGGTCGGGCGTGGCCTGCGCCTTCGCGTAGAGGATGGGTCCGAGCAGCAGCTTCATCACGCCCCCGTTGAACCGTGAGGCCGACCTCCGGCCCGGCGGGAAAGCGTGTCACAGACCTCCGCTCGCGTCGAAGAAGGCGCGAAGCCCGCCCGCTCCCCCCTTGCGCGGCGGCGCGGCGAAGACCCTCTCCCAGCCCCCCGCGGACGCGGGGCGTGCGTGGCTACTTCGCGCCCTTGCGCAGGAAGTCCAGCAGGGCGGCGTGCCACTTCTCCGGCGCCTCGAAGTGCGGGATGTGGCCCACGTCCGGGAGCTCCACCAGGGTCGCGCCCGGGATGGCCGCGGCCGTCTTCTTCCCCAGCGCCGGGTACTGGCCCAGCCTCGGGAGCAGCGCGGGCGGCACGCTGCCCTTGCCCACCACCGTGCGGTCCTCCTGGCCAATGACGACCAGCGTGGGGACCTTCACGAGCGGGAACTCGTGCACCACCGGCTGCTCGTAGATCATCGTCTGCGTGGCGGCGGCCACCCAGGCCATGCGCGGGTACTCGCCGCTGAGCGTCTGGCGGTAGAGGACCTGGACGTATTCGTCGTACTCGGGCTTCCACTTCACGTAGTAGCCGCGCTGGTACTTGCGCAGGCCCTCTTCCGTGGCCTGGAGGTTCTCGCGGTAGAGGTCCTCGGTGGACTTCCACGGGACGCTCTCGCGGTAGTCCTCCAACCCGATGGGGTTCTCCAGCACCAGCCGCGCCGTCGTCTCCGGGTACATCAACGCGAAGCGGGTGGCGAGCATGCCTCCCATGGAGTGCCCGACGACGGTGGCCTGCTTCACGCCCACCGTGTCGAGCACCTGCTTCGTCAGCGACGCCAGCGTGTGGAAGCTGTACGCGATGGCGGGCTTGGACGACTTGCCGAAGCCAAGCTGGTCCGGCACCACGACGCGGTAGCCCGCGCCGGTGAGGACGCGGATCGTGTCCTTCCAGTACGCGCCGAAGAAGTTCTTCCCGTGCAGCAGCACCACGGTGCGCCCGTTGGCGTTGGCCGTGGGCTTCACGTCCATGTACGCCATGCGCAGGTCCTGGCCCTCCAGCGTGACGGGCAGGAACTGCACGGGCGCGGGGTAGGGGTAGCCCTCCATGCCCAGGCCCAGCGCCTCCGGGGCGCGTTTCGTGTCCTGCGCGTTCGCCGCCGGAGCGGACAGGAGCAGGGCGGAGAGCAGCAGCGCGGGGACTCGGACGGACATGGGTCTCCAGGGGGTGGAACGGGTCGCGGAGAACGGAGGTCGCGCCGGGACATTCCCCCGCGCCCCGGTTTTCAGAGGGCCCCGCCCTCACGAAGGGGGATGCCGAACTCCAGGTACGCCTTGAGGCACGCCATCATGTGCATCCACCCGCCACAGTTGTCGTAGGAGGCCTTCAGCCCCTTCGCGTCCTGCGTCCAGCCCGACTCGCTCACCTGCACCAGCGTGGCCCCGCCCTCCAGCGGCTTGAAGACCATCTCCACCCGCGTGGAGCCGCCCGTCGCAGACGGCCACTCGAAGAGGAGCCGCTCGTCGCGGACCACCTGGCGGACGGTGACGTCGAACTCCCCCGGCGCCTCCGCGAACGACCACTTCACCGTCGTGCCCTCCACCAGCGGCCCGCTGGCCTTCTGCACGAAGTAGCCCCCCAGCTTCGCGGGGTTCACCACCGCCTCGAAGACCTCCGCCGCGGGCTTCCGGATCTTCAACTGCACCTGGAACTTCGGCTCCATGCGCCACCTCGTGCCGTGAACTGGTTCCAGCGCGGAATAGGTTATATAAATATAACATGTCAAGGAGCACCCAGGACGACCTCCTCTTCAAGGCGCTGGCGGACTCGCGGCGGCGGGCCATCCTGGACCTGTTGAAGGACGCGCCCCGGACCACCGGGGAGCTGTGCGAACACTTCGAGGCGACCCTGGACCGCTGCACGGTGATGCAGCACCTCGGGGTGCTGGAGAAGGCGGAGCTCGTCGTGTCGCGCAAGGAGGGGCGGACGCGGTGGAACTACCTCAACGCCGCGCCCATCCAGGACATCCACGCGCGGTGGATCTCCTCCTACGCCACGCACGCGGTGAAGCTCTTGTCGAAGCTGAAGCGGGACCTGGAGGGCGACTGAGGGCCGTCAGTGCGCGCTGTCGGAGAAGGGACGCACCTCCGCCTGGGGCGTGGGCCGGTTCTCGAAGCGGTGGGGCTTGAGCAGGCGCGCGGAGAGCACCAGGGTGAGGAAGAGGGCGCTCGCGCCGAGCGTCACGAGGCGCAGGTTCATCCGGTCCGCCAGCGCGCCCTGGAACCAGACGCCCAGCGAATAGCCCGCGCCCAGCACCATGCTGTAGAGGCTGCCCATGCGCGCCTGGAGCTCGCGCGGCACGCGGTTCTGGCAGGACGCGCTGAGGCTGCTCATCAGCACCAGGTAGTTGGCGCCCAGGAAGAAGATGCACACCGCCGCCACCTGGAGCGTGGGCGCCAGCCAGTACACGCCCGACAGCATCGCGATGGACATGGCCGCGTAGCCGCGCAGCCTGCCCTGGCCGACCATCTCCGCGAGCGTGCCCACGCACAGCGCCGCCGTCACCGCGCCCGCGCCCTGGCAGGTCACCAGCAGCGACGTCGCCGCGGCGCCCTGGCCCAGCTCCCGGATGGCGAACACCGGCACCAGCCCGATGAAGGGCGCCACCAGCGCCGCCACGAAGAAGGTGGCCACCAGCACCAGCGAGATGTCCTCGTCGCGGTACGCCACCGTGATGCCTCGCACGATGCCGTCGAGCAGCGGCTCGCGCTTCACCCGGGGGTCCCGCGCCGGAGGCACCACGCGCCACAGCGCCACCAGCACCGCGAAGAAGGACAGCGTGTTCGCGAGCAGCGCCCACGCGGGCCCGCCCGCCTGCAACACCACCGCGGCCAGCGTGGGCCCCAGGATGCGGCCCAGGTTGAACTGCGCCGAGTTGAGGCTGGTGGACAGGTGCAGCTCGTGCGGCGGCACCAGCTCCGCGAGCAGCGCGGAGAAGGCCGGGTAGGTGAGCGTGCTCACGCACCCGCTGAGGAACGAGATGACGCCGATGGCGGACACCGACAGCTGTCCCCGGAACGCCAGCACCGTCAGCACGCCCGCGAGCGCCGCCTGGAGCAGCGCGCCCAGCGCCGCGTACGCGCGCCGGTCGAAGCGATCCGCCAGCGCCCCACCCACCGGCGCCAGGAACACCGCGGGCAGGAACGACAGCGCGACGATGGCGC
This portion of the Corallococcus silvisoli genome encodes:
- the sitA6 gene encoding SitA6 family polymorphic toxin lipoprotein — its product is GIDIHQYTIPIPVHVHRRIHGGGPKGGLWNEAWRDFKASNDGATPPEIFKHAGELIYRFQLLGGPIEKYN
- the sitI6 gene encoding SitI6 family double-CXXCG motif immunity protein — encoded protein: MTRFFQLRNDKEARARFSGDFDAAHPWGLPGLRDCPGCGATWSISAQHYPGVDLSHFPERGLFEEARAEPFTEFVRLRELIRPLAPLDARLSPGTTFGPLVGRATGQFGPFTGLEDSLILVRRDAFDSLQAAGVRGLLGCKTELRFRQKTPPDILELQLEPRGLLHPDCFPPDLAPPCATCGRLGLRLPEDPILDGASLPTDTDLFRLGNYSTVLIGTDRFKDAVEQGGWTGISFRELPVH
- a CDS encoding alkaline phosphatase D family protein; translated protein: MKLLLGPILYAKAQATPDPRSHDVWSFFVNLFLDSPSAARAPALTLCFRDARGQPVKALNGEEKARPAADFTALPEDTRGVVWRWEVVLPRTEAAQRLTYHFESPDHPGVPVTFERPPPRGDPPSPPPLDPSVPLVVSDIVVPPKGVSPNIAFFSCNGASRASDWSDLEQPFALWDRMLKQHQEEPTDPDKTPGLQLLVGGGDQLYADSLHGTMDLLNGFMKLRRSERLKAQVPEGLREKLLTEYVWLYRERWGGDQGIAELLKRVPGLFMWDDHDIFDGWGSQEDLQASHWYRAIYSAAARTFEAFQRGTLDQPGMAREPDDLGVVKPMWREALDVDPRGTRHYFQTYCFSTADCDLDVVMLDLRSGRTSRKLDEKGAHPRTEFTVMSRPQWDAFDAWREEHRQRPENGKKARHVLVVSSVPLVHLRFGPAMERMSGDLRDDLLDQWESAVHRGERTRLLMNLFSLARKSYCAVTVLSGDVHVGARARVRSRNPDHLVPALGTVGEVFIEQATSSPIVHPPPGWLAFRGMLAMSQDAREDLPGFLQTELLPVGKELYLRDRNWLSIRLERPKHPDTPPRPKLWIQWIAEKQHLPMEVVVEPPPFPPQG
- a CDS encoding alpha/beta fold hydrolase, whose translation is MSVRVPALLLSALLLSAPAANAQDTKRAPEALGLGMEGYPYPAPVQFLPVTLEGQDLRMAYMDVKPTANANGRTVVLLHGKNFFGAYWKDTIRVLTGAGYRVVVPDQLGFGKSSKPAIAYSFHTLASLTKQVLDTVGVKQATVVGHSMGGMLATRFALMYPETTARLVLENPIGLEDYRESVPWKSTEDLYRENLQATEEGLRKYQRGYYVKWKPEYDEYVQVLYRQTLSGEYPRMAWVAAATQTMIYEQPVVHEFPLVKVPTLVVIGQEDRTVVGKGSVPPALLPRLGQYPALGKKTAAAIPGATLVELPDVGHIPHFEAPEKWHAALLDFLRKGAK
- a CDS encoding SRPBCC domain-containing protein → MEPKFQVQLKIRKPAAEVFEAVVNPAKLGGYFVQKASGPLVEGTTVKWSFAEAPGEFDVTVRQVVRDERLLFEWPSATGGSTRVEMVFKPLEGGATLVQVSESGWTQDAKGLKASYDNCGGWMHMMACLKAYLEFGIPLREGGAL
- a CDS encoding ArsR/SmtB family transcription factor; amino-acid sequence: MSRSTQDDLLFKALADSRRRAILDLLKDAPRTTGELCEHFEATLDRCTVMQHLGVLEKAELVVSRKEGRTRWNYLNAAPIQDIHARWISSYATHAVKLLSKLKRDLEGD
- a CDS encoding MFS transporter, whose protein sequence is MPAHRLPRLTSLRPFEYPGYFAVWLGALISNIGTWMETVAMGVYVTQTTGRAEWTGAIVALSFLPAVFLAPVGGALADRFDRRAYAALGALLQAALAGVLTVLAFRGQLSVSAIGVISFLSGCVSTLTYPAFSALLAELVPPHELHLSTSLNSAQFNLGRILGPTLAAVVLQAGGPAWALLANTLSFFAVLVALWRVVPPARDPRVKREPLLDGIVRGITVAYRDEDISLVLVATFFVAALVAPFIGLVPVFAIRELGQGAAATSLLVTCQGAGAVTAALCVGTLAEMVGQGRLRGYAAMSIAMLSGVYWLAPTLQVAAVCIFFLGANYLVLMSSLSASCQNRVPRELQARMGSLYSMVLGAGYSLGVWFQGALADRMNLRLVTLGASALFLTLVLSARLLKPHRFENRPTPQAEVRPFSDSAH